A genomic region of Thermodesulfitimonas autotrophica contains the following coding sequences:
- the dprA gene encoding DNA-processing protein DprA gives MQQERDFYLAWQLLLPGQSRRFHDLLAVAGSPREAFRLPFARLAALLGEKEAAELVRRRDALDIKRELDKLRQAGAGFVTLADEDYPAPLREIPDPPAALFYRGNLVAGEVAVAIVGTRRCSHYGRVVAEELAGEIAGAGVAVVSGLARGVDAAAHRGALAAGGRTIAVLGTGLDTCYPRENQQLLEEIASRGLVLTEFPLCMPPEPWHFPVRNRIIAGLSQAVVVVEAGRRSGALITADLALEQGREVMAVPGNITSPLSFGPNWLLKQGARPVTSGLDVLEGIGQAVLFPAAGSGGPALDEFETALLTLLDDEALTQEEIIRRLKAPAHKVLSVLVYLELKGFVRAFPGGLYVKTRRAALAEGESPS, from the coding sequence TTGCAGCAGGAACGGGATTTTTACCTGGCCTGGCAGCTTCTCCTGCCGGGGCAGAGCCGCCGGTTCCATGATCTTCTCGCCGTAGCTGGTTCGCCCCGGGAAGCTTTCAGGCTTCCTTTTGCCCGGCTGGCGGCATTGCTTGGAGAAAAGGAGGCTGCAGAACTGGTCAGGCGCCGGGATGCCCTTGACATCAAGCGGGAATTAGATAAACTAAGACAGGCTGGCGCCGGTTTCGTCACCCTGGCGGACGAGGATTATCCTGCCCCTTTGCGGGAAATCCCAGATCCGCCGGCGGCCCTTTTCTACCGTGGTAACCTGGTTGCGGGTGAGGTGGCGGTAGCTATTGTGGGCACGCGCCGCTGCTCACACTACGGACGCGTGGTTGCGGAAGAGCTGGCCGGAGAGATTGCCGGGGCCGGGGTTGCGGTGGTGAGCGGCCTTGCCCGAGGCGTGGACGCGGCGGCCCACCGCGGGGCTCTCGCGGCCGGAGGGCGAACGATTGCCGTGCTTGGCACCGGCCTTGATACCTGTTATCCCCGGGAAAACCAGCAACTGTTAGAGGAGATTGCCTCCCGGGGGCTGGTTTTGACCGAGTTCCCCCTATGCATGCCGCCGGAGCCGTGGCATTTCCCGGTACGCAACCGCATCATTGCCGGGTTGTCACAGGCCGTGGTGGTGGTAGAGGCCGGGAGGCGGAGCGGGGCGCTGATCACCGCTGATCTGGCGCTGGAGCAGGGCCGGGAGGTGATGGCGGTTCCCGGCAATATTACCAGCCCGCTCAGCTTTGGTCCGAACTGGCTTTTGAAGCAAGGAGCGCGACCGGTAACCAGCGGTCTTGATGTCCTGGAAGGAATTGGTCAGGCTGTGCTCTTTCCGGCTGCCGGCTCGGGCGGGCCGGCGCTCGACGAGTTTGAGACGGCCCTCCTGACGCTTTTGGATGACGAAGCGCTTACGCAGGAAGAGATTATCCGGCGGTTGAAAGCGCCGGCGCATAAAGTGCTTTCGGTTTTGGTATATCTGGAGTTGAAAGGCTTTGTACGCGCGTTTCCCGGTGGGCTGTACGTCAAAACCCGCCGGGCGGCGCTGGCTGAGGGGGAATCACCTTCGTGA
- a CDS encoding SpoIID/LytB domain-containing protein translates to MTELRKAVKWVLVAWLVLGFWGVLVFLLPRAAGAAELVVQEKGSVNIRQGPGTGYAVIARVAPGTKLVSLAAQAGWFKVRLATGQTGWVAGWLVKPAVSAPAGGGISQSPAAVVVTGERVNLRRGPGTGYAITGQATKGTQLAVAGRSGDWYKVKLREGQLAWVAGWLVKPILAAQVEKEGAGQASEKNAGQGATGALVVKGDVVNLRTGPGTGYGIVGRMARGLRLELLEARDGWYKVRLATGQTGWVAGWLVEAVPEVPAAQPPAREETVSRGPAPEAPAQPQVPPFTARAFTRPVRVLLAADVPAAVSVYGDYALVDGLTGNVLFRTANTDQLGLSLTVLPEAAVDQTVYAIALEKNRQFLGNFAGPLVLAEGSGATGNYFTLNTGGGSRRYRGNLIVRLQGGKFLLVNELPIEEYLYGVVPCEMPYRWPAEALKAQAVAARSYALRKVQESEDAPFHVYATQADQVYGGMDAERPETTAAIKATEGLVLKYGGEVVTAYFHSSDGGYTENSEDVWRNWCGYIRGKADPYDRHPENPHYGWSVSYSVYDLARCLQERQVNFSVVTAVYVTGKTAVSGRIKQLEVHGTGPDGMPCVQTLRNADWVRCVFRLKAPAADIVKTYDPLTGALVGVTFTGNGWGHALGMSQWGARTMAEQGLNFRDILNFYYTGATLEHV, encoded by the coding sequence GTGACGGAGCTCAGGAAAGCTGTTAAATGGGTTCTGGTTGCCTGGCTGGTATTGGGATTTTGGGGCGTCCTTGTTTTCCTCTTGCCGCGGGCGGCGGGCGCGGCGGAACTGGTGGTCCAAGAGAAGGGGAGCGTGAATATCCGGCAGGGGCCGGGAACAGGCTACGCCGTTATCGCAAGGGTGGCGCCGGGCACGAAGCTTGTTTCCCTGGCCGCGCAAGCGGGCTGGTTTAAGGTCCGGCTGGCTACGGGGCAGACGGGCTGGGTGGCCGGCTGGCTGGTAAAGCCTGCGGTTTCTGCGCCAGCCGGAGGGGGCATCTCCCAGAGTCCGGCGGCCGTGGTGGTTACCGGGGAGCGGGTTAACCTGCGGCGCGGTCCCGGTACCGGGTACGCAATAACAGGTCAGGCCACCAAGGGAACACAGCTGGCCGTAGCCGGGCGCTCGGGCGACTGGTACAAGGTGAAGTTACGGGAGGGCCAGTTGGCCTGGGTGGCAGGGTGGCTCGTTAAGCCTATTTTGGCGGCGCAGGTTGAAAAAGAGGGTGCGGGACAGGCGAGTGAGAAAAACGCGGGGCAGGGCGCGACCGGAGCGCTCGTGGTAAAAGGAGATGTTGTGAACCTCCGGACGGGCCCCGGAACCGGTTACGGGATTGTGGGGCGGATGGCGCGGGGGCTCCGGCTGGAGCTTTTAGAGGCGCGGGACGGCTGGTATAAAGTGCGGCTGGCTACGGGGCAGACGGGCTGGGTGGCCGGCTGGCTGGTGGAAGCTGTCCCCGAGGTACCCGCGGCGCAGCCTCCGGCGCGCGAAGAAACCGTCTCCCGGGGACCGGCGCCGGAAGCGCCGGCGCAACCGCAGGTACCACCCTTTACCGCGCGTGCCTTCACCCGGCCGGTCCGAGTGCTTCTGGCGGCAGACGTGCCGGCTGCGGTGAGCGTCTATGGCGATTATGCGTTAGTTGACGGATTAACGGGAAATGTTCTTTTCCGAACCGCTAATACCGATCAACTGGGGCTTTCGCTGACGGTTCTGCCCGAAGCAGCGGTGGACCAGACCGTTTATGCTATTGCCTTGGAGAAAAACCGTCAGTTTCTCGGCAACTTCGCCGGCCCGCTTGTCCTGGCGGAGGGTAGTGGTGCCACCGGGAACTATTTTACATTGAACACCGGCGGTGGTTCGCGGCGGTACAGGGGCAACCTCATTGTTAGGTTACAGGGCGGGAAGTTTCTTCTCGTTAACGAACTGCCAATTGAGGAGTATCTCTATGGCGTGGTGCCGTGTGAGATGCCGTACCGGTGGCCGGCAGAGGCTTTGAAAGCCCAGGCGGTGGCAGCTCGCTCTTACGCGCTCCGGAAGGTGCAGGAGAGTGAGGACGCGCCTTTCCACGTTTACGCCACGCAAGCGGACCAGGTTTACGGCGGGATGGACGCCGAGCGGCCGGAAACGACGGCGGCAATCAAGGCCACGGAGGGGCTTGTCCTGAAATACGGCGGTGAGGTGGTAACTGCCTATTTTCATAGTTCGGACGGCGGCTATACGGAGAATAGCGAGGATGTCTGGCGCAACTGGTGCGGTTACATCCGGGGTAAGGCCGACCCTTACGACCGGCATCCAGAGAACCCCCACTACGGCTGGAGTGTCAGTTATTCGGTTTATGACCTCGCGCGTTGTCTCCAGGAGCGCCAGGTTAATTTCAGCGTGGTCACGGCGGTCTACGTTACCGGAAAGACGGCGGTCAGCGGGCGGATCAAGCAGTTAGAAGTCCACGGTACCGGCCCGGATGGTATGCCGTGCGTCCAAACGCTCCGCAATGCCGACTGGGTGCGCTGCGTCTTCCGTCTCAAGGCGCCGGCGGCCGACATCGTAAAAACTTACGACCCGCTCACGGGGGCGCTTGTTGGGGTGACCTTTACGGGGAACGGTTGGGGGCACGCCCTCGGTATGTCCCAGTGGGGCGCGCGTACGATGGCGGAGCAGGGCTTAAACTTCAGGGATATTTTAAACTTTTATTATACCGGGGCAACTCTGGAGCACGTATAA
- a CDS encoding DUF2905 domain-containing protein, translating into MAGIFLVALGVLMLFAGKIPGLGRLPGDIYFHRGNFTFYFPLATSIILSILLTIIINLLLRR; encoded by the coding sequence ATGGCGGGGATATTTTTAGTGGCGCTTGGCGTCCTTATGCTCTTTGCGGGAAAGATTCCGGGCTTGGGTCGCCTGCCGGGCGACATCTACTTCCACCGCGGTAACTTTACCTTCTATTTTCCGCTGGCAACAAGTATCATTTTGAGTATCTTACTTACCATTATCATTAATCTACTGCTCCGGCGTTGA
- a CDS encoding epoxyqueuosine reductase QueH has product MLLHVCCGPCAIYPLKVLQAEGHAVTGYFFNPNIHPYTEYRRREETLSAYAQAEGWPVIFAREYPVEDYLRQVVYREGERCRFCYALRLRQTAGVAKHGGFEAFTTTLLVSPFQKHELIREIATAVAAEYGVPFLYRDFRPGFKEGVAESKRRGMYRQQYCGCLYSEKERYLPKRGGRKTAGEG; this is encoded by the coding sequence GTGCTGCTTCACGTCTGCTGTGGCCCCTGCGCGATTTACCCGCTTAAGGTGCTGCAGGCGGAAGGCCACGCGGTGACGGGTTACTTTTTCAACCCGAACATCCATCCTTATACGGAGTACCGGCGCCGCGAAGAAACTCTATCTGCTTACGCTCAGGCGGAAGGTTGGCCGGTCATTTTCGCACGGGAATACCCGGTGGAAGATTACTTGCGCCAGGTGGTCTACCGGGAAGGTGAGCGGTGCCGTTTCTGCTACGCGCTGCGGCTGCGGCAGACGGCCGGCGTCGCGAAGCACGGCGGTTTTGAGGCCTTCACTACGACCCTTTTAGTGAGCCCCTTCCAGAAGCACGAACTGATCCGGGAGATAGCCACGGCGGTGGCGGCGGAGTACGGCGTGCCCTTTCTTTACCGTGACTTCCGCCCGGGGTTTAAGGAGGGCGTGGCGGAATCGAAGCGGCGCGGGATGTACCGGCAGCAGTACTGCGGCTGCCTTTACAGCGAAAAAGAACGCTACCTGCCGAAGAGAGGCGGCCGGAAGACCGCCGGTGAGGGCTGA
- the ruvB gene encoding Holliday junction branch migration DNA helicase RuvB, with amino-acid sequence MSEIRVVALEAQPEDVAVEAALRPRSLTEFIGQERVKEILRISIEAARNRRETLDHVLFFGPPGLGKTTLARIIAGEMGVNIRITSGPAIERPGDLAAILTNLAPGDVFFIDEIHRLSRPVEEILYPAMEDLALDIIIGKGPAARSVRLSLAPFTLVGATTRAGLLSSPLRDRFGLIIRFDYYTPQELSEIITRAAGLLDVRITAAGAAEIARRSRGTPRVANRLLRRVRDYVQVRGEGTVTEEAARAALDFLGVDELGLDEADRRLLTTLIERFGGGPAGIETLAAATGEEVVTLEDVVEPYLMQAGLLARTPRGRVATLLAYRHLGVAPPAREGMQGVLW; translated from the coding sequence ATGAGTGAGATAAGGGTCGTCGCTTTGGAAGCGCAGCCGGAGGATGTGGCGGTTGAAGCCGCGCTGCGCCCGCGGAGCCTGACGGAGTTTATCGGGCAGGAGCGGGTCAAGGAGATCCTCCGGATTAGCATCGAAGCGGCCAGAAACCGGCGCGAAACGCTCGACCACGTCCTTTTCTTCGGCCCGCCGGGGCTGGGTAAAACGACGCTGGCCAGGATTATCGCGGGCGAAATGGGGGTTAATATCCGGATCACATCTGGCCCGGCCATCGAGCGGCCAGGAGACCTTGCGGCTATCCTTACCAACCTTGCTCCGGGAGATGTCTTTTTTATCGACGAGATCCACCGCCTCAGCAGGCCGGTCGAGGAGATCCTCTACCCGGCGATGGAGGACCTTGCGCTCGACATTATCATCGGTAAAGGGCCAGCGGCGCGCTCGGTCCGCCTCAGCCTCGCCCCTTTCACCCTGGTAGGCGCGACTACGCGGGCTGGTCTTTTATCTTCGCCGCTACGGGACCGTTTTGGCCTCATTATCCGCTTCGACTACTACACGCCGCAGGAACTGAGCGAAATAATCACCAGGGCGGCGGGGCTTCTGGACGTTAGGATTACCGCCGCCGGCGCCGCCGAAATCGCGAGGCGTTCGCGGGGTACACCCCGGGTGGCTAACCGGCTACTGCGGCGCGTGCGGGATTACGTCCAGGTGCGGGGAGAGGGCACAGTCACTGAGGAGGCCGCCCGCGCGGCGCTCGATTTCCTCGGCGTCGATGAATTAGGGCTCGACGAGGCCGACCGGCGGCTTCTCACGACGCTCATCGAACGGTTTGGAGGCGGTCCTGCGGGCATTGAAACCCTGGCGGCGGCTACGGGGGAAGAGGTGGTAACGCTCGAGGATGTTGTCGAGCCTTATCTCATGCAGGCCGGCCTGTTAGCGCGGACGCCCCGGGGGAGGGTGGCGACGCTTTTAGCTTACCGCCACCTCGGGGTGGCGCCTCCCGCGCGGGAGGGGATGCAGGGGGTCTTGTGGTGA
- the ruvA gene encoding Holliday junction branch migration protein RuvA, protein MFDFLHGKLVGVGPGVAIIEVGGIGFRVNIPVSLASRLGELGAECRVYTHLLFREERVELYGFAEARERELFGLLLGISGVGPKVALALLSCLSVAEIEKAVREGEVAVLQMVPGIGKKTAARLILELKDKVGKREAPVRDDTADAVEALVALGYRRGEAQEAVRRVTKEGVTGVEAILRAALNLLLKRKDVQGG, encoded by the coding sequence ATGTTCGATTTCTTACACGGGAAATTAGTCGGGGTGGGGCCCGGCGTGGCGATAATTGAGGTGGGCGGTATCGGGTTTCGGGTTAACATTCCCGTCTCCCTTGCCTCCCGGCTCGGCGAATTGGGAGCAGAATGCCGGGTTTACACCCATCTGCTATTCAGGGAGGAGCGGGTCGAGCTTTACGGGTTTGCCGAAGCGAGAGAGCGGGAGCTTTTCGGGCTGTTGCTCGGTATTAGCGGCGTCGGGCCAAAAGTCGCCCTGGCGCTTCTCTCCTGTCTCAGCGTGGCGGAGATCGAGAAGGCGGTGCGCGAGGGCGAGGTTGCGGTGCTGCAGATGGTTCCCGGCATCGGGAAGAAGACTGCGGCGCGGCTGATCCTCGAGTTGAAGGATAAGGTGGGGAAGAGAGAAGCGCCGGTCCGTGACGATACTGCGGACGCGGTGGAGGCGCTTGTGGCTCTGGGTTACCGGCGCGGGGAGGCTCAGGAGGCAGTGCGGCGGGTGACGAAAGAAGGGGTGACCGGCGTAGAGGCTATTTTGCGGGCTGCCCTCAACCTACTGTTAAAACGGAAGGATGTGCAGGGTGGATGA
- the ruvC gene encoding crossover junction endodeoxyribonuclease RuvC, whose product MLVLGIDPGTALTGYGLVRGEKGSRLVAVDFGCIRTEAGWVLTRRLQTIYRAIAAVLEKFKPDAVAVEELFFNKNAESAMSVGYSRGMALLAVADAGCPVFEYAPATVKRAVTGNGRATKEQVQYMVQQLLGLEAPPSPDDVADALAVAICHLHTALGRKV is encoded by the coding sequence ATGCTGGTGCTGGGGATCGATCCGGGAACGGCGCTGACCGGGTACGGTTTAGTGCGGGGCGAGAAGGGTTCGCGGCTCGTTGCCGTTGATTTCGGTTGTATTCGGACGGAAGCCGGCTGGGTCCTGACGCGACGGCTCCAGACTATCTACCGGGCGATTGCGGCGGTGCTTGAGAAATTCAAACCGGACGCGGTGGCGGTAGAAGAGCTTTTTTTTAATAAGAACGCTGAATCGGCGATGTCAGTCGGCTACAGCAGGGGAATGGCCCTTCTCGCGGTGGCGGATGCGGGCTGTCCGGTTTTCGAATATGCACCGGCGACGGTGAAGCGGGCGGTTACGGGAAACGGCCGGGCTACCAAGGAACAGGTGCAATACATGGTGCAGCAACTTTTGGGACTGGAGGCGCCGCCGTCGCCGGATGACGTGGCCGACGCACTGGCGGTGGCGATCTGTCACCTGCATACGGCGCTCGGCAGGAAGGTTTAA
- a CDS encoding YebC/PmpR family DNA-binding transcriptional regulator, translated as MAGHSKWAQIKRKKAKVDAARGKIFTRLSREIIMAARLGGADPEANPRLKAAIQRAREANIPFDNIQRAIQKATGELGGAAYEEVFYEGYGPGGVAILVKAATDNRNRTASEVRHLFTKYGGSLGEAGCVAWLFQLKGLILVGKNRGFSEDELMLLALEGGAEDLKAGEELFEITTAPEDLTRVKDFLVGQGVVVDEAELTFIPQNTVPVEGEEALRLLRLVEALEELDDVQEVYANFDVPPEVMEEATAG; from the coding sequence GTGGCCGGGCATTCGAAGTGGGCGCAGATCAAGCGCAAGAAAGCCAAGGTGGATGCAGCGCGCGGCAAGATTTTCACCCGGCTGTCGCGGGAAATTATCATGGCGGCGCGCCTTGGTGGCGCAGACCCGGAGGCCAACCCGCGGCTTAAGGCGGCCATTCAGCGGGCGCGCGAGGCCAACATCCCCTTCGACAACATCCAGCGGGCGATTCAGAAAGCTACGGGTGAGCTGGGCGGCGCGGCCTACGAAGAGGTCTTTTACGAAGGCTACGGCCCCGGGGGCGTGGCCATCCTCGTTAAGGCGGCAACCGACAATCGCAACCGTACGGCTTCAGAGGTTCGGCATCTCTTCACTAAGTACGGCGGGAGCTTAGGGGAAGCGGGATGTGTCGCCTGGCTTTTCCAACTCAAGGGGCTCATCCTGGTTGGGAAAAACAGGGGCTTCAGTGAGGATGAGTTAATGCTTCTGGCTTTAGAGGGTGGGGCAGAGGATCTCAAGGCCGGCGAGGAGCTTTTCGAGATCACCACGGCGCCGGAAGACCTGACCCGCGTGAAGGATTTTCTCGTTGGGCAGGGTGTGGTGGTTGACGAAGCAGAGCTTACTTTTATCCCGCAGAATACCGTGCCGGTCGAGGGCGAAGAAGCACTTAGGCTGTTGCGGCTGGTGGAAGCCCTGGAGGAACTCGATGATGTGCAAGAGGTTTACGCGAATTTCGATGTCCCACCGGAGGTGATGGAAGAGGCTACCGCAGGGTAG
- the nadE gene encoding NAD(+) synthase, protein MQVSEFVPALVGWLERQLEASGLKGFVVGLSGGIDSAVVAVLCKKACPENTLGVIMPCYSNEKDTRDAESVARLFGIAHTTVVLDQVWRSFAELLTGRSFAELDLRELALANLKPRLRMATLYFYANQRRALVVGTGNRSELAIGYFTKYGDGGADLLPIGNLLKRQVREVAAYLGIPEAIINRPPSAGLWEGQNDERELGFSYEELDHYLCTGEAAPHVKAKIEALARQNEHKLRLPPIPDFHLSCR, encoded by the coding sequence TTGCAGGTTAGTGAGTTTGTGCCAGCGCTGGTCGGTTGGTTGGAGCGTCAGCTTGAGGCGTCGGGTCTTAAAGGTTTCGTAGTGGGCCTGAGCGGGGGAATTGATTCGGCGGTTGTTGCCGTGCTCTGTAAGAAAGCCTGCCCGGAAAATACCTTAGGCGTGATCATGCCGTGTTACAGTAACGAGAAGGATACCCGGGACGCCGAATCCGTAGCCCGGCTTTTTGGTATCGCGCACACAACCGTAGTTCTTGATCAGGTGTGGCGTTCGTTTGCTGAGCTTTTGACGGGAAGATCCTTTGCGGAGCTGGATCTGCGGGAGCTGGCTTTAGCTAATCTGAAGCCCAGGCTACGAATGGCTACCCTTTACTTTTACGCTAATCAGCGCCGGGCGCTCGTTGTGGGCACGGGGAACCGGAGCGAGCTGGCCATCGGTTATTTTACCAAGTACGGCGACGGCGGCGCCGATCTGCTTCCCATCGGCAACCTGCTCAAGCGCCAGGTCCGGGAGGTCGCAGCCTACCTCGGGATTCCGGAAGCGATCATCAACCGGCCGCCGAGCGCGGGACTCTGGGAAGGGCAAAACGACGAGAGGGAACTCGGCTTCAGCTACGAAGAGTTAGATCATTACTTGTGCACCGGGGAAGCTGCGCCCCACGTCAAGGCAAAAATCGAGGCGTTAGCGCGGCAAAACGAGCACAAGCTCCGCTTGCCGCCGATTCCAGATTTTCACCTTTCTTGCAGGTAG
- a CDS encoding DUF1540 domain-containing protein — MPDIKCNVTECQYNQNVKCAAPMIQIDRNGAAHAANSDQTKCETFKKK, encoded by the coding sequence GTGCCGGATATCAAGTGCAACGTAACCGAATGTCAGTACAACCAGAATGTGAAGTGCGCCGCGCCCATGATCCAGATCGACCGGAACGGCGCCGCGCACGCCGCTAATTCGGACCAGACCAAGTGTGAAACGTTCAAGAAGAAATAA
- a CDS encoding slipin family protein has translation MFFSFTSFLFLLGLFLLAASIRIVQEYERGVIFRLGRCVGARGPGLFLLIPLIERMRKVDLRVVTMEVPTQEVITRDNVTVKVNAVVYFRVINPVDAVIKVIDPVHATSQLAQTTLRSVLGQSELDELLAHREAINQRLQQIIDEGTEPWGIKVSMVEVRDVELPASMQRAMAAQAEAERERRAKIIHAEGELQAAEKLAEAARIIAQEPVTVQLRYLQTLREIAADNASTIVFPLPLDLIRSLFNKRADG, from the coding sequence GTGTTTTTCAGTTTCACTAGTTTTCTTTTCTTACTCGGGCTCTTTCTCTTGGCGGCGTCAATCCGCATCGTCCAGGAGTATGAGCGCGGCGTCATTTTCCGGCTCGGCCGGTGTGTGGGAGCGCGCGGGCCGGGTCTTTTCCTGCTCATCCCGCTTATTGAGCGGATGCGGAAGGTCGACTTGCGGGTGGTAACGATGGAAGTGCCCACGCAGGAGGTGATCACGCGCGACAACGTTACGGTGAAGGTGAACGCGGTGGTCTATTTCCGGGTCATCAACCCGGTGGACGCGGTGATCAAGGTGATCGACCCGGTCCACGCTACCTCCCAGCTGGCGCAGACCACGCTGCGGAGTGTCCTCGGACAGTCGGAGCTCGACGAGTTGTTGGCCCACCGGGAAGCAATTAACCAGCGGCTCCAGCAAATCATTGACGAGGGCACCGAACCGTGGGGCATCAAGGTGAGCATGGTCGAAGTGCGCGACGTGGAGCTCCCGGCATCGATGCAGCGGGCGATGGCCGCACAGGCCGAGGCGGAGCGGGAGCGGCGGGCGAAGATCATCCACGCGGAAGGGGAGTTGCAGGCGGCGGAAAAACTGGCGGAGGCAGCGCGGATTATTGCTCAGGAGCCGGTAACGGTGCAGCTCCGCTACCTGCAAACACTGCGGGAGATAGCGGCCGATAACGCCAGTACCATCGTTTTTCCGCTACCGCTCGACTTGATCCGTTCCCTGTTTAATAAGCGGGCCGACGGCTGA